The sequence below is a genomic window from Aspergillus nidulans FGSC A4 chromosome V.
agatcgGCCAGATCAAGACCCATGGCAACTTCACCTTCATGCGCCTCTATGGTGGCGGCCACATGGTTCCCATGGACCAGCCTGAGGCATCCCTTGAGTTCTTCAACCGCTGGTTGGGTGGCGAGTGGTTCTAAATGAGACGAGCCAAAGCGCCTTAAGTCAGCGGATCCTCTGAGTTGCTTTTAGTGCTTTAGAACATCTTTCCTTGCTATAGTCTTTTCCTGTTTTCTCAATGCGAAGATGTTTCCTTTCACGCTCTTGTCCACTGCATATACGGATTACCACTAGTCTTCATATCTTTCATTATTGGTTGTGATATCGCGTTGACGTGCATAATCAGGGTCATTTCAAATACTGCACTTCATCACATTCACAATTTCAATGCGCATAGAGGATTGCAATTCTTTGTCGACATGGTGTAGGCCGAACGGGACTGGTATGGAGTTTATATAATTACGGCAGCTTCTAACTTAGGAGTGTGCCTAGCGAGCTGTATGGAGAGATGAATGTGACTGAAGCTACAAGAATGATTTAAAGTCAGAATAAAGCCTTTTGTCGTAGACAGTTTAATACTCCGTGGGGACCTCCCAAGTGAACTGTCTCATAATGAGAAGACGGAATGCCTACAATATTTGGTATGGCTACGTCGAAGACATTGATGCTAACAAGGAACTCGTTGAAGCAATCTTGAGTGCAAGGATGTGATAGCGATCATTGGATTGGCGAGGGCTTAGAGGCCACAAATGTCGACTTGAAGGAAGTGGGAGGTGGCGAATTGGGTTCTACTACTGCACCTACATCATGCAGTCATCGAAGTGCGCCTTGGATAAACCGACATCTTCTTGACATGGAAGGTATAATGCAGGCCTACTTTCCGACACATAGCGTGTTGATCTAATTTTTTCATTTGGATTGGTATGAATCTTTTCATTTTCCGGGCCCGGCCGCGTCCATTTTCGACACCAGATACCCTTGGTATTTCGTTAAAAACACACCAACATGCATCCCGAttcccagcaacaaagcccagcaaaaaagaaaaggtaaGAGACGATTTGCGCAAGCCCTtatcccttcttcttgctgacACCGACGGTGCGACCACGGCGACCGGTAGTCTTCGTGTGCTGACCACGGACACGGAGACCCCAGTAGTGACGGAGACCACGGTGAGAGCGGATCTTCTTGAGGCGCTCGAGATCCTCACGGTACTTGCTGTCGAGACCGTTGGAAAGGACCTGGTAGTCCTTGCCGTCAACGATATCGCGCTGTCTGTTCAGGAACCAGGTGGGGATCTTGTACTGGGTGGGGTTCTGGAGGATGGTGACAATGCGCTCGAGTTCTTCGGTGGTAAGTTCACCGGCACTATGAGAGAAGTTCGTTAGATGGATATCTCAAAAATTGAATGCGTTTGCGGCTGTCATGGGGTAGAAGCGCTGTGTGCGTTTCTTCCAAGGGAGCTGCAGGAAAATTGCCCACATACCGCTTGTTGAGGTCAACATCGGCCTTCTTGCAGACCAAGTTGGAGTAACGGCGACCGACACCCTTGACCTGGGTCAAGGCgtacatgatcttctccttgccGTCAACATTGGTGTTGAGCAGACGAAGGATGTACTGGAAGttcgtcttctcgccggACACGAGCGCTGTGAAAGAAACCCAGTCAGCCTAATTTCCTTGCCATCTAGTGGTGTTCGATGAACAGATGGGTGAAATCC
It includes:
- a CDS encoding 40S ribosomal protein uS13 (transcript_id=CADANIAT00003648) — protein: MSLVSGEKTNFQYILRLLNTNVDGKEKIMYALTQVKGVGRRYSNLVCKKADVDLNKRAGELTTEELERIVTILQNPTQYKIPTWFLNRQRDIVDGKDYQVLSNGLDSKYREDLERLKKIRSHRGLRHYWGLRVRGQHTKTTGRRGRTVGVSKKKG